One genomic window of Kiloniellales bacterium includes the following:
- a CDS encoding DegT/DnrJ/EryC1/StrS family aminotransferase: MTAPAAARPETAPAEEIPLCVPALAEADRARVAACLESGWVSTAGPEVGRFEAAFAECLGARHALATVTGTAALHLALLAAGVRPDDEVILPSFTFIAPANAVRYAGAWPLFVDSDPATWQMDVGLVAGFLENQCEPAPGGLRNRLSGRRIGALLPVHVLGHPIDMDPLSTLAARYGLPVIEDATESLGACYKGRPVGGDGRAACFSFNGNKIMTTGGGGMLVTDDAELAQRARYLATTARDDPGEGIHGAVGFNYRLTALQAALGLTQLERLADFVTAKRRIAAAYRDGLSGLPGLEFMPEADWARSVFWLASIRLDPAAAPLDRRALADHLARAGIASRPFWQPLHLSPAHATAACLGGEVAARLHREVLSLPCSCGLTAAQQDRVIAAVRHAFRR, encoded by the coding sequence GTGACCGCGCCCGCCGCCGCGCGGCCGGAGACCGCCCCCGCCGAGGAGATCCCGCTCTGCGTGCCGGCGCTCGCCGAGGCCGACCGGGCCCGGGTCGCGGCCTGCCTGGAGAGCGGCTGGGTGTCGACCGCCGGTCCCGAGGTCGGGCGGTTCGAGGCCGCTTTCGCGGAATGCCTGGGGGCGCGCCACGCGCTGGCCACGGTCACCGGCACGGCGGCCCTGCACCTGGCCCTGCTCGCCGCCGGCGTCAGGCCGGACGACGAGGTGATCCTGCCGAGCTTCACCTTCATCGCGCCGGCCAACGCGGTGCGCTACGCCGGCGCCTGGCCGCTCTTCGTCGACAGCGACCCGGCGACCTGGCAGATGGACGTCGGCCTGGTGGCCGGGTTCCTCGAGAACCAGTGCGAGCCGGCGCCCGGCGGCCTGCGCAACCGGTTGAGCGGGCGCCGGATCGGCGCGCTGCTGCCGGTCCACGTTCTGGGCCACCCGATCGACATGGACCCGCTCTCGACGCTGGCCGCACGCTACGGTCTGCCGGTGATCGAGGACGCGACCGAGAGCCTGGGTGCTTGCTACAAGGGCCGCCCGGTCGGCGGGGACGGCCGCGCCGCCTGCTTCAGCTTCAACGGCAACAAGATCATGACCACCGGCGGCGGCGGCATGCTGGTGACTGACGACGCCGAGCTCGCCCAGCGGGCGCGCTACCTGGCGACCACGGCCAGGGACGATCCGGGCGAAGGGATCCACGGCGCAGTCGGCTTCAACTACCGCCTGACCGCGCTGCAGGCGGCCCTTGGCCTCACCCAGCTTGAGCGCCTGGCGGACTTCGTCACCGCCAAGCGGCGGATCGCCGCCGCCTACCGCGACGGCCTTTCCGGGCTTCCGGGGCTCGAGTTCATGCCGGAGGCGGACTGGGCGCGCTCGGTCTTCTGGCTGGCCAGCATCCGGCTCGACCCGGCCGCGGCGCCGCTCGACCGCCGGGCTCTGGCCGACCATCTGGCGCGGGCCGGGATCGCCTCGCGGCCGTTTTGGCAGCCGCTCCATCTGAGCCCGGCGCACGCGACCGCCGCCTGCCTCGGCGGCGAGGTCGCGGCGCGCCTGCACCGTGAGGTGCTCTCGCTGCCCTGCTCCTGCGGCCTGACCGCCGCTCAGCAGGACCGGGTCATCGCCGCGGTCCGCCATGCTTTCCGGCGCTGA
- the nhaA gene encoding Na+/H+ antiporter NhaA, producing MDTIRKLLSGEAAGGVLLIGATLAALVFSNTSLNGLYSALLDTMISVNVSEFGIEKPLLLWINDGLMAVFFLLVGLELKREVLEGELSDPQRATLPLVAALGGIAIPALIYAGLNYEDPAALQGWAIPAATDIAFALGILALLGSRVPVALKVFLLAVAIIDDLAAIIIIALFYTDNLSTTSLAISALGIVALVALNRSGVLRLAPYILVGAFVWVFLLKSGVHATLAGVVTALFVPHARPSGSKETVLLAAEHGLKPWVMLGIMPLFAFANAGVNLVSLPPSSLFGPVSLGIALGLFIGKQVGILGFVWIAVRSGLANLPRGVSWQQLHGAALLAGIGFTMSLFIGTLAFEDPEYAAAVRVGVLSGSILSGLAGFLILRRSLAGAGERNAGRARAEVADATAT from the coding sequence CTGGATACCATCCGAAAGCTGCTGTCCGGCGAAGCCGCGGGCGGCGTCCTGCTGATCGGCGCGACGCTAGCCGCCTTGGTCTTCTCGAACACCTCTCTCAACGGGCTCTACAGCGCTCTGCTGGACACCATGATTTCGGTGAACGTATCGGAATTCGGCATCGAGAAGCCCCTTCTGCTCTGGATCAACGATGGGTTGATGGCGGTTTTCTTCCTGCTCGTCGGCCTCGAGTTGAAGCGAGAGGTTCTGGAGGGTGAACTCTCCGACCCGCAGCGCGCCACCTTGCCCCTCGTCGCCGCGCTCGGCGGCATCGCCATACCCGCCTTGATCTATGCCGGCCTGAACTACGAGGACCCGGCGGCTCTGCAGGGATGGGCGATCCCGGCGGCAACGGACATCGCCTTCGCGCTGGGCATCCTTGCGCTGCTCGGCAGCCGGGTGCCCGTGGCGCTCAAGGTTTTCCTCCTCGCCGTCGCGATCATCGACGATCTGGCGGCGATCATTATCATCGCGCTGTTCTACACGGATAATCTCTCGACCACCTCGCTCGCCATATCGGCGCTCGGCATCGTGGCCCTGGTGGCCTTGAACCGCAGCGGCGTACTTCGCTTGGCGCCCTACATCCTCGTCGGCGCCTTCGTCTGGGTCTTCCTCCTGAAATCGGGCGTGCACGCGACCTTGGCCGGCGTGGTGACCGCGCTCTTCGTTCCGCATGCCCGACCCTCGGGAAGCAAGGAAACGGTCCTCCTTGCCGCGGAACACGGGCTGAAGCCCTGGGTGATGCTTGGGATCATGCCGCTGTTCGCCTTCGCCAACGCCGGTGTCAATCTCGTTTCGCTCCCGCCGTCCAGCCTGTTCGGACCGGTCTCCCTCGGCATCGCCCTCGGCCTGTTCATCGGCAAGCAGGTGGGCATCCTGGGCTTTGTCTGGATCGCCGTCCGTAGCGGGCTGGCCAACCTGCCGCGGGGCGTTAGCTGGCAGCAGCTGCACGGCGCCGCCCTGCTGGCCGGCATCGGGTTCACCATGAGCCTCTTCATCGGGACGCTCGCCTTCGAAGACCCGGAGTATGCGGCAGCGGTGCGTGTCGGCGTGCTGTCCGGCTCCATCCTGTCCGGTCTTGCCGGCTTCTTGATCCTGCGCCGCTCCCTGGCCGGCGCCGGAGAGAGGAATGCCGGCAGGGCGCGCGCCGAAGTGGCGGACGCGACGGCGACCTGA
- a CDS encoding NAD-dependent epimerase/dehydratase family protein, whose product MRVLITGGAGFIGLHLARRLLADGAQVDLVDDFSRGRRDGELAALGDDRRLVCVERDLIRPEAFAGLDRRYDQIFHLAAIVGVANVERRPFAVLRDNAEMLLRVLDFAAGQAALERLVFLSTSEVHAGSLEHLDLAVPTPEAAPVALPDLARPRSSYLLSKLYGEALCLHAGLPVTIARPYNIYGPRMGLAHVIPELMQRAAEAPEGGRLEVFSAAHCRAFCFVEDAVEMLLRLARAPGTLGGVYNLGNGGEMIAMGALARLVLETLGRELEVVAGATTPGSPARRCPDMTKTLAATGYQPRVDLRQGLARTWNWYERHCFAAPLEQPA is encoded by the coding sequence TTGCGCGTCCTGATCACCGGCGGCGCCGGCTTCATCGGCCTGCATCTGGCGCGGCGCCTCCTGGCCGATGGTGCCCAGGTCGACCTGGTCGACGACTTCTCGCGCGGCCGGCGCGACGGCGAGCTCGCCGCCCTCGGCGACGATCGCCGCCTCGTCTGCGTGGAGCGGGACCTGATCCGGCCGGAGGCCTTCGCCGGACTGGACCGCCGTTACGACCAGATCTTCCATCTGGCCGCGATCGTCGGTGTCGCCAACGTGGAGCGCCGGCCCTTCGCCGTGCTGCGCGACAACGCCGAGATGCTGCTTCGGGTGCTCGACTTCGCCGCCGGCCAGGCAGCTCTCGAGCGTCTGGTCTTCCTCTCGACCAGCGAGGTCCACGCCGGCTCGCTGGAGCACTTGGACCTGGCCGTCCCGACACCCGAGGCGGCGCCGGTCGCGCTGCCCGACCTGGCCCGGCCGCGCAGCAGCTACCTCCTGTCCAAGCTCTACGGCGAGGCGCTCTGCCTCCACGCCGGGCTGCCGGTCACCATCGCCCGCCCCTACAACATCTACGGTCCGCGCATGGGGCTGGCGCACGTGATCCCCGAGCTGATGCAGCGCGCCGCCGAGGCGCCCGAGGGCGGCCGGCTCGAGGTCTTTTCGGCGGCGCACTGCCGCGCCTTCTGCTTCGTCGAGGACGCGGTCGAGATGCTGCTGCGCCTGGCCCGGGCGCCCGGGACCCTGGGCGGGGTCTACAACCTGGGCAACGGCGGCGAGATGATCGCCATGGGCGCCCTGGCCCGGCTGGTCCTCGAGACCCTGGGCCGCGAACTCGAGGTGGTCGCCGGCGCGACGACGCCCGGCTCGCCGGCGCGGCGCTGCCCCGACATGACGAAGACCCTGGCCGCCACCGGCTACCAGCCGCGAGTCGACCTGCGCCAGGGGCTGGCGCGGACCTGGAACTGGTACGAGCGGCACTGCTTCGCCGCGCCCCTGGAGCAGCCGGCGTGA
- the flaF gene encoding flagellar biosynthesis regulator FlaF produces MSNDTALHSYNRFHKAGGAPRETEGRALLEAARRLSEAQQNPDDRKGLREAARLNWRLWTIFQAELSAPECPVPQEIRVNMLNLCNFVDRRTVAVLAEAKPHLLDVLINVNRQIAAGLLTTPEGEQGAQDEPASAEGAGEKSGTSDPTGSSGGGITI; encoded by the coding sequence ATGTCCAATGACACTGCACTGCACAGCTATAACCGTTTTCACAAGGCCGGCGGCGCGCCGCGGGAGACCGAGGGGCGCGCCCTGCTGGAAGCCGCGCGGCGCCTGTCCGAGGCCCAGCAGAACCCGGACGACCGCAAGGGCCTGCGCGAGGCGGCCCGCCTCAACTGGCGCCTCTGGACCATCTTTCAGGCCGAGTTGAGCGCGCCGGAGTGCCCGGTCCCCCAGGAGATCCGGGTCAACATGCTGAACCTCTGCAACTTCGTCGACAGGCGCACGGTCGCCGTCCTGGCCGAGGCCAAGCCGCACCTGCTCGACGTGCTGATCAACGTGAATCGGCAGATCGCCGCCGGCCTGCTGACCACGCCGGAAGGCGAGCAGGGCGCCCAGGACGAGCCGGCGAGCGCCGAGGGCGCCGGCGAAAAGTCCGGCACCAGCGATCCGACCGGCTCGTCGGGCGGCGGGATCACGATCTGA
- a CDS encoding DUF190 domain-containing protein, giving the protein MKTYPKKRIDIMIEAPLMKRVIDLLDGTGVGGYTVLPVLAGRGQDGAWHRDGVVGRAGALVMIFCILDEENVDAVLKPLFDLVSRQIGIVTVSDVQVVRPEYF; this is encoded by the coding sequence ATGAAAACCTACCCGAAGAAACGGATCGACATCATGATCGAGGCGCCCTTGATGAAGCGCGTGATCGATCTGCTCGATGGCACGGGAGTAGGCGGCTACACCGTGCTGCCGGTTCTCGCCGGACGGGGGCAGGACGGCGCCTGGCACCGGGACGGAGTCGTCGGGCGCGCCGGCGCCCTGGTGATGATCTTCTGCATCCTCGACGAGGAGAACGTCGACGCCGTCCTGAAGCCGCTGTTCGACCTGGTTTCCAGGCAGATCGGCATCGTCACGGTGTCCGACGTCCAGGTGGTCAGGCCCGAATACTTCTGA
- a CDS encoding flagellar biosynthesis repressor FlbT → MPLKLTVGKGEKLIVNGAVIRNDGEGTSLLFENQAHILRQKDILTQESATTPAARVYLALQCAYLFPEKATAHIGDFRRLLKDYLEAAPSGQTIGAEILALVEDHQLYSALKQCSRLLDHESEVLSHVQ, encoded by the coding sequence ATGCCCCTGAAACTGACCGTCGGCAAAGGTGAGAAGCTGATCGTCAACGGTGCGGTGATCCGCAACGACGGCGAGGGAACCAGCCTGCTGTTCGAGAACCAGGCCCACATCCTGCGCCAGAAGGACATTCTGACCCAGGAAAGCGCCACGACACCGGCGGCGCGCGTGTACCTGGCCCTGCAGTGCGCCTACCTCTTTCCAGAGAAGGCGACCGCCCACATCGGCGACTTCCGCCGCCTCCTCAAGGACTACCTGGAAGCGGCGCCCAGCGGCCAGACGATCGGCGCCGAGATCCTGGCGCTGGTCGAGGACCACCAGCTCTACAGCGCCCTGAAGCAATGCAGCCGCCTCTTGGACCACGAGTCCGAGGTCCTGTCACATGTCCAATGA
- a CDS encoding methyltransferase domain-containing protein, with protein sequence MTTPDETEPELEYDDDLIAVLEAVWGAGFLSPGGTDEVDRILDGLDLTALSVLDIGCGIGGATVHIASRYGVAGIIGIDIESNLIEACDKLAARSGLSDVIRFRRVEPGPLPVEDASLDMVFSKDSIIHIADKHALAEDIFRCLKPGGLFAASDWLAGYSGAPSPDMQAYVSAEGLDFGLASAAVYQAALEAAGFDDIEVTDRNAWYRQEARRELENLTGALHANLESTVGKQFLDRQVDVWKKMIVVLDRGELRPTHLRARKP encoded by the coding sequence ATGACTACACCCGATGAGACCGAACCGGAGCTGGAGTATGACGACGACCTGATCGCCGTGCTGGAAGCGGTTTGGGGTGCGGGTTTCCTGTCGCCGGGTGGCACCGATGAAGTGGACCGCATTCTCGACGGCCTGGATCTGACCGCTCTATCCGTGCTCGATATCGGCTGCGGCATCGGTGGCGCGACGGTACATATCGCCAGCCGCTACGGTGTTGCGGGAATCATCGGTATCGACATCGAGAGCAACTTGATCGAGGCCTGCGATAAGCTGGCGGCGCGATCCGGTTTGTCGGACGTGATCCGGTTCCGCCGTGTCGAGCCCGGGCCACTCCCCGTCGAGGACGCCAGCCTCGATATGGTGTTCAGCAAGGACTCGATCATTCATATCGCCGACAAGCATGCCCTTGCTGAGGACATCTTCCGGTGCCTGAAACCCGGAGGTTTGTTTGCTGCGAGCGATTGGCTGGCCGGCTACTCGGGTGCGCCTTCGCCCGACATGCAGGCCTACGTCTCCGCCGAAGGTCTGGACTTCGGCCTCGCCTCCGCGGCCGTCTACCAGGCGGCGTTGGAAGCGGCGGGTTTCGACGACATCGAGGTGACCGACCGCAACGCCTGGTACAGGCAAGAGGCGCGCCGTGAGCTGGAGAACCTCACCGGTGCCTTGCACGCGAATCTCGAATCCACCGTCGGCAAGCAGTTCTTGGATCGACAGGTCGATGTGTGGAAAAAGATGATCGTCGTCCTCGATCGGGGCGAACTCAGACCGACGCACCTCAGAGCGCGAAAGCCCTAG
- a CDS encoding sodium-dependent bicarbonate transport family permease — protein MESAFDLAAANLLSPMILFFALGLAASLAKSDLSVPEAIAKGLSLYLMLGIGFKGGAVVAQQGLDVTMVLALASGALLSALLPLVAFRLLVLTTKLSRVDAAAVAAHYGSISIVTFLAATQALERSGIPFEGYMVAVAAAMETPAIMVALWLSRTSRSGTQAGLMREVVLNGSIVVLVGAFIIGGITGAEGLETIAPLIVDPFAGVLCIFLLDMGIVAGRGLREGRGQLTPGVVIFGLYMPLVGGAFGALAAMASGLSVGGTALMITLAASASYIAVPAALRLALPEARPSIYLPLSLGVTFPFNLIVGIPLYLTFASALH, from the coding sequence TTGGAATCCGCATTCGATTTGGCGGCAGCGAACCTCTTGTCGCCGATGATCCTGTTCTTCGCGCTCGGTCTCGCCGCGTCCCTGGCAAAGTCCGATCTGAGCGTGCCTGAGGCTATCGCCAAGGGCCTCTCGCTCTATCTGATGCTCGGGATCGGCTTCAAGGGCGGCGCGGTGGTCGCCCAGCAGGGCCTCGACGTGACCATGGTGCTGGCGCTGGCCAGCGGCGCCCTGCTGAGCGCCCTGCTCCCCCTTGTCGCCTTCCGCCTGCTGGTTCTGACCACCAAGCTTTCGCGGGTCGACGCCGCCGCCGTCGCGGCCCACTACGGCTCGATCTCGATCGTCACCTTTCTCGCCGCGACCCAGGCCCTGGAACGCAGCGGGATACCCTTCGAGGGCTACATGGTGGCGGTCGCCGCTGCGATGGAAACGCCCGCGATCATGGTCGCCCTCTGGTTGTCCCGGACCAGCCGCAGCGGGACTCAGGCCGGCTTGATGCGCGAGGTCGTGCTGAACGGCTCGATCGTCGTCCTGGTCGGCGCCTTCATCATTGGCGGGATCACCGGCGCCGAAGGCCTGGAGACGATCGCGCCCTTGATCGTCGACCCCTTCGCCGGCGTGCTCTGCATCTTCCTGCTCGACATGGGCATCGTCGCCGGCCGGGGGCTGCGGGAGGGCCGCGGGCAGCTCACCCCGGGAGTCGTGATCTTCGGCCTCTACATGCCCCTGGTCGGCGGCGCGTTCGGCGCCCTCGCCGCCATGGCCTCGGGCCTCTCGGTCGGCGGGACGGCCCTGATGATCACGCTGGCCGCCAGCGCCTCCTACATCGCCGTGCCCGCGGCGCTCAGGCTGGCCCTGCCGGAGGCCAGGCCGTCGATCTATCTGCCGCTCTCGCTCGGCGTAACCTTCCCGTTCAATCTGATCGTCGGCATCCCCCTCTACCTCACGTTCGCGTCGGCACTTCATTGA
- a CDS encoding nucleotidyltransferase family protein — protein MPRSLRQDGSEFPIRPDDAEVPEVLESPETGAAAQAPAESGSGLPDFRFEVCVDDIAPFTVRSDWPIRDVVRQIDTGGEGLALVVDRRGQLLNTVTDGDIRRALLAGLDLDQPAERLLHPDLARRHQQPITAPRGTVAVTLLRIMSKYLIRHVPLVEPDGRVTGLALLSRFVRQQDLPLRAVIMAGGLGTRLRPLTAATPKPMLPVGNRPLLERTIEQLGQAGIRSINITTHFQADKIRQHFGDGSSFGAAVHYHHEAEPLGTAGALRQLQTDGDQPLLVINGDILTRVNYRALLEYHLEHGADMTLCVRRYAMKVPYGVVECDGPAVTALREKPELSFFFNAGIYLIEPSVCREIPGGRRFDMTDLIDRLIERGRRVVCFPIHEYWLDIGQLEDYERVQQDVESGKVDD, from the coding sequence ATGCCTCGTTCGCTTCGCCAGGACGGCTCCGAGTTCCCGATCCGGCCGGACGACGCCGAGGTCCCCGAGGTCCTCGAGAGCCCCGAAACCGGCGCCGCCGCGCAAGCGCCGGCAGAGAGCGGCAGCGGGCTGCCTGATTTTCGCTTCGAGGTCTGCGTCGACGACATCGCCCCCTTCACGGTCAGGTCCGATTGGCCGATCCGGGACGTGGTGCGGCAGATCGACACCGGCGGCGAGGGCCTCGCCCTGGTCGTCGACCGCCGGGGCCAGCTTCTGAACACGGTAACCGACGGCGACATCCGCCGGGCTCTTCTGGCCGGCCTGGATCTGGACCAGCCGGCCGAGCGCCTGCTGCACCCCGACCTGGCGCGGCGCCACCAGCAGCCGATCACGGCGCCCCGCGGGACGGTCGCCGTCACGCTGCTGCGCATCATGAGCAAGTACCTGATCCGTCACGTTCCCCTGGTCGAGCCCGACGGCCGGGTCACGGGCCTGGCGCTGCTCAGCCGCTTCGTCCGGCAGCAGGACCTGCCGCTGCGCGCGGTGATCATGGCGGGCGGCCTGGGAACGCGCCTGCGCCCGCTGACGGCGGCGACGCCGAAGCCCATGCTGCCGGTAGGCAACCGCCCGCTGCTGGAACGCACCATCGAGCAGCTGGGCCAGGCCGGGATCCGCAGCATCAACATCACGACCCACTTCCAGGCCGACAAGATCCGCCAGCATTTCGGCGACGGCAGCTCCTTCGGCGCCGCGGTGCACTACCACCACGAGGCCGAGCCGCTCGGCACGGCGGGCGCCCTGCGCCAGCTCCAGACCGATGGCGACCAGCCGCTGCTGGTGATCAACGGCGACATCCTGACCCGGGTCAACTACCGGGCCCTGCTCGAATATCACCTGGAGCACGGCGCCGACATGACGCTCTGTGTGCGCCGCTACGCGATGAAGGTGCCCTACGGCGTGGTCGAGTGCGACGGGCCGGCGGTGACCGCGCTGCGCGAGAAGCCCGAGCTCAGCTTCTTCTTCAACGCGGGCATCTACCTGATCGAGCCGTCGGTTTGCCGCGAGATCCCAGGCGGGCGGCGCTTCGACATGACCGACCTGATCGACCGTCTGATCGAGCGCGGCCGCCGCGTCGTCTGCTTCCCGATCCACGAGTACTGGCTCGATATCGGCCAGCTCGAGGACTACGAGCGGGTCCAGCAGGACGTCGAGAGCGGCAAGGTCGATGACTAG
- a CDS encoding nucleotide sugar dehydrogenase: MIRTRRRPPTAGPGGEMPAVPDPANRLRPGRAGQRPVVCVQGLGFVGAAVALAVARARDAEGRPRFDVVGVDLETPRGRAAIESLNQGRFPFATEDRALEAAARQSRNDGNLVATSDPAAYASAAVVLVDIDLDLAIDTEAAGGPAARLELARFREAIATLGRTIASGTLVIVETTVPPGTCSRVVAPALAEGLAARGLPADGFLLAHAYERVMPGAGYLDSIVNYWRVYAGHTEAAAEACAAFLGQVVNVADYPLKRLSSTTASETAKVLENSYRAVNIAFMDEWGRFAEAVGLDLFEVIDAVRQRPTHANLRQPGFGVGGYCLPKDPLLALAAAREIFRREDLDFPFCRQAVAVNRAMPLASLDAVEALLGGSLAERRLLLLGVSYRPEVADTRNAPAAAFVMEARRRGASVAVHDPLVRHWPELDIAIPEALPDPAGCDAVVVAVGHDAYRALDFPHWLGAARPKILDADSVLDREQRDGLARLGCPVAAIGRGGTSPCAS; this comes from the coding sequence ATGATCAGAACGCGCCGCCGGCCGCCGACGGCGGGACCCGGCGGAGAAATGCCGGCCGTCCCCGACCCCGCCAACCGTCTGCGGCCCGGCCGCGCCGGGCAGAGGCCGGTCGTCTGCGTTCAGGGCCTGGGCTTCGTCGGCGCCGCCGTGGCCCTGGCGGTGGCGCGGGCGCGCGACGCCGAGGGCCGGCCGCGGTTCGACGTCGTCGGCGTCGACCTGGAGACGCCCCGCGGCCGGGCGGCGATCGAGAGCCTCAACCAGGGCCGCTTTCCCTTCGCCACCGAGGACCGCGCCCTCGAGGCGGCGGCCCGGCAGTCCCGTAACGACGGCAATCTCGTCGCGACCAGCGATCCGGCGGCCTACGCGAGCGCCGCGGTGGTCCTGGTCGACATCGATCTGGATCTCGCGATTGACACGGAGGCGGCGGGCGGTCCGGCGGCCCGGCTCGAGCTGGCGCGGTTCCGCGAGGCGATCGCCACGCTCGGCCGGACCATCGCGTCCGGCACCCTGGTGATCGTCGAGACCACCGTGCCGCCCGGTACCTGCAGCCGGGTGGTGGCGCCGGCGCTGGCCGAGGGCCTGGCCGCGCGGGGCCTGCCCGCGGACGGGTTCCTCTTGGCCCACGCCTATGAAAGGGTCATGCCCGGCGCCGGCTACCTCGACTCGATCGTCAACTACTGGCGGGTCTACGCCGGGCACACCGAGGCGGCGGCCGAGGCCTGCGCCGCCTTCCTGGGCCAGGTCGTCAACGTCGCGGACTATCCGCTCAAGCGCCTGTCCTCCACCACGGCGTCCGAGACCGCGAAGGTGCTGGAGAACAGCTACCGCGCGGTCAACATCGCCTTCATGGACGAGTGGGGCCGCTTCGCGGAGGCGGTCGGGCTCGACCTCTTCGAGGTGATCGACGCGGTCCGGCAGCGGCCGACCCACGCCAACCTGCGGCAGCCGGGCTTCGGCGTCGGCGGCTACTGCCTGCCGAAGGATCCCCTGCTGGCGCTGGCCGCCGCGCGTGAGATCTTCCGGCGCGAGGACCTGGACTTCCCCTTCTGCCGGCAGGCCGTCGCGGTCAACCGGGCCATGCCCCTGGCGAGCCTCGACGCGGTCGAGGCGCTCCTGGGCGGGAGTTTGGCGGAGAGGCGGCTGCTCCTGCTCGGCGTCAGCTACCGGCCCGAGGTTGCCGATACCCGCAACGCGCCGGCGGCGGCCTTCGTTATGGAGGCCAGGCGCCGCGGCGCGAGTGTGGCGGTGCACGATCCCCTGGTGCGCCATTGGCCCGAGCTCGATATCGCCATTCCCGAGGCCCTGCCGGACCCGGCGGGCTGCGACGCCGTGGTCGTCGCGGTCGGCCACGACGCTTACCGGGCGCTGGATTTTCCGCACTGGCTCGGCGCAGCCCGGCCGAAGATCCTCGACGCCGACAGTGTTCTCGACCGGGAGCAGAGAGATGGCCTCGCCAGGCTCGGCTGCCCGGTCGCCGCCATTGGCAGGGGAGGGACCTCGCCTTGCGCGTCCTGA